One Paenisporosarcina sp. FSL H8-0542 genomic region harbors:
- a CDS encoding sensor histidine kinase — translation MSGKKVDINSLDHIFSQMVETMDRSKNDIFIISEQNRQSLLQMQKELEIVHSKLADVLIEGDLLEEDTRLSRKRLGDVSKHFNTFTEEQVREAYEQANDLQIKLSINRTEDRQLRERRDDLERRLNELNDAILHADQLVTQANVVTNYLTSDLKNVGQALETAKLKQDFSLKIIEAQEEERKRLSREIHDGPAQMMANVLVRSDLIERTYREKGVDQALVEISSLKLMVRNALSEVRRIIYDLRPMALDDLGLVPTLKKYLMTIEEYNMGCKIHFHSNGEQRRLLPNYEVALFRLIQESVTNATKHGKCQTIWVEVVWNKNKVAVTVKDNGIGFDQRLVRDSSFGLLGMQERVDLLKGEMVVKSSPGKGTTMMFRIPLIEEKER, via the coding sequence ATGTCAGGGAAAAAGGTCGATATCAATTCTTTAGATCATATTTTCAGCCAAATGGTTGAAACGATGGACCGCTCCAAAAACGATATTTTCATTATAAGCGAACAAAATCGACAAAGCTTATTACAAATGCAAAAAGAATTGGAAATTGTCCATTCGAAATTAGCTGATGTATTAATAGAAGGTGATTTGCTTGAAGAAGATACCCGTCTTTCAAGAAAGCGGCTCGGCGATGTATCCAAGCATTTTAACACGTTTACGGAAGAACAAGTGCGTGAGGCTTATGAACAAGCAAACGATTTACAAATTAAACTTTCAATTAATCGTACGGAAGATCGCCAACTACGGGAACGTAGAGATGATTTGGAACGTCGTTTAAATGAATTAAACGATGCTATTTTGCATGCCGATCAACTTGTTACACAGGCCAACGTGGTTACCAACTACTTAACATCGGATTTGAAAAATGTTGGACAAGCATTGGAAACCGCGAAATTAAAACAAGATTTCAGTTTGAAAATTATTGAAGCACAAGAAGAAGAACGAAAAAGGCTATCTCGTGAAATACATGACGGTCCCGCCCAAATGATGGCCAATGTTTTAGTTCGATCAGATTTGATTGAACGGACTTATCGTGAAAAAGGTGTTGATCAGGCACTAGTAGAAATTTCAAGTTTAAAATTGATGGTACGAAATGCTCTGTCGGAAGTAAGACGAATTATTTATGACTTGCGACCAATGGCATTGGACGATTTAGGTTTAGTCCCTACCCTCAAAAAATACTTAATGACTATCGAAGAATATAATATGGGGTGCAAAATACACTTCCATTCAAATGGAGAACAGCGTCGACTTTTACCGAATTATGAAGTAGCGCTATTTCGCCTGATTCAGGAATCTGTGACGAATGCGACAAAACATGGCAAATGCCAAACAATTTGGGTAGAAGTTGTATGGAATAAGAACAAAGTAGCCGTTACGGTGAAAGATAACGGAATTGGTTTTGATCAGCGCCTTGTTCGGGATAGTTCATTTGGTTTACTTGGAATGCAAGAACGTGTCGATCTATTAAAAGGTGAAATGGTTGTGAAATCCTCACCTGGCAAAGGAACAACAATGATGTTTCGAATTCCTTTAATTGAGGAAAAAGAGAGATAA
- a CDS encoding YigZ family protein, which translates to MRKDYVTVKGFGESEIIIQKSRFLTYVNRAETEQQAQAFIDEIKSQHKSANHNCSAYMIGEHDSIQKANDDGEPSGTAGVPMLEVLKKQGLKDTVVVVTRYFGGIKLGGGGLIRAYGKATTEGIQAAHIVERRLHHLMKVSVDYTWLGKVENEVRGSTYPLDRIDYADTVEIFLYVPVSTEETFVEWITEMTNGQAKIEQQSSKFLEFDT; encoded by the coding sequence TTGAGAAAAGATTATGTCACAGTTAAAGGCTTCGGAGAATCAGAAATTATTATTCAAAAATCCCGATTCCTCACTTACGTAAACCGAGCTGAGACGGAACAACAGGCTCAAGCCTTTATTGATGAAATAAAATCTCAACATAAATCAGCGAATCACAATTGTTCAGCTTACATGATTGGAGAACATGACTCCATTCAAAAAGCAAATGATGACGGGGAACCAAGTGGAACAGCTGGTGTTCCAATGTTGGAAGTTTTAAAAAAACAAGGCTTAAAGGATACTGTCGTTGTCGTAACGCGATACTTTGGCGGTATTAAATTAGGTGGAGGCGGTTTAATTCGTGCGTATGGAAAAGCTACTACCGAAGGAATTCAGGCAGCGCATATTGTCGAACGCCGACTCCACCATTTAATGAAAGTTTCTGTCGATTATACGTGGCTGGGTAAAGTCGAAAATGAAGTGCGTGGGTCCACCTATCCACTCGATCGTATAGATTACGCAGATACTGTTGAAATATTTCTCTACGTGCCTGTATCAACAGAAGAGACATTTGTAGAATGGATAACAGAAATGACGAATGGGCAAGCTAAAATCGAGCAACAATCTTCTAAATTTCTTGAGTTTGACACCTAA
- a CDS encoding LCP family protein, translating into MNRKQYKTTSNGTSKKSLILKISAMLVASLLISLTAYGIYLAKKAESAADNSYEAVQDRAGSELREEAVKPLEDNVSILFIGVDDSEARGQGEGNSRSDALMLATLNNKDKTVKLVSIPRDSLVYIPEVGHKDKITHALAYGGTKASIETVEELLDVPVDYYVRMNFNAFIDVVDALDGIYAHVPYDRLEKDENDIYSIQLKEGYQKLDGREALALARTRKLDNDIERGKRQQEILSAIMKKASSASSFTKYGDVIDAVGDNMKTDMTFSEMKSFIAYIKDGAPQVDTLSLEGSDDMSTGVYYWLLDEESLNETQDVLKSHLGLNPDASSYSDSGSETDSTEFAKEDDLDNNE; encoded by the coding sequence ATGAATCGAAAACAATATAAAACGACAAGTAACGGTACCTCGAAAAAGTCATTAATACTAAAAATTTCAGCTATGCTTGTTGCGTCCCTCCTAATCAGCTTAACTGCTTATGGAATTTATTTAGCTAAAAAAGCAGAATCTGCTGCAGACAATTCTTATGAAGCAGTTCAAGATCGCGCAGGTTCAGAATTACGTGAAGAAGCTGTGAAACCCCTTGAAGATAATGTATCTATTCTTTTCATTGGCGTTGATGATAGTGAAGCACGCGGTCAAGGTGAAGGCAACAGCCGTTCAGATGCATTAATGCTTGCAACACTTAATAACAAAGATAAAACCGTAAAATTAGTCAGCATTCCACGTGACTCACTTGTATACATCCCTGAAGTGGGACACAAAGATAAAATAACTCATGCACTTGCTTATGGCGGCACGAAAGCTTCCATAGAAACTGTTGAAGAATTACTTGATGTACCTGTGGATTATTATGTTCGAATGAACTTTAATGCATTCATCGATGTTGTAGATGCACTAGATGGCATTTATGCACATGTTCCTTATGATCGACTTGAAAAAGATGAAAATGACATATACTCCATACAATTAAAAGAAGGCTATCAGAAATTAGACGGCCGCGAAGCCCTAGCTTTGGCCCGTACCCGTAAACTGGATAATGATATTGAACGTGGCAAACGCCAACAAGAAATATTAAGTGCAATTATGAAGAAAGCATCTTCTGCTTCATCCTTTACAAAGTATGGCGATGTAATTGATGCTGTTGGAGATAACATGAAAACAGATATGACGTTTAGCGAAATGAAATCATTCATTGCCTATATCAAAGATGGTGCTCCTCAAGTTGACACACTGTCGCTTGAAGGTTCAGACGACATGTCGACTGGCGTTTATTACTGGTTATTGGATGAAGAATCATTAAATGAAACGCAAGATGTGCTAAAAAGCCATTTGGGCTTAAATCCTGATGCATCCAGTTACTCCGATAGTGGTTCTGAAACAGACTCAACTGAGTTTGCAAAAGAAGACGATTTAGACAATAATGAATAA
- a CDS encoding MraY family glycosyltransferase: MLYLSLVLAFVASILLTPVVKAIAFKVGAVDRPNYRKVHARIMPRLGGLAIFGSFLIGYFVLHPEDPTALYIILGAFMIIITGVLDDMFEITAKAKLLGQFIAAGIVIYGGLEIDFINLPFGGELDFGYFSIPLTILWIVGITNAINLIDGLDGLAAGVSTIALITLAGMAFMMGNMFVFAMAALLAASSAGFLFYNFHPAKIFMGDTGALFLGYMIGVLALLGFKNVTVISLIIPIIMLGVPISDTFFAIVRRVRLKQPLSAPDKSHLHHCLLNVGFTHSQTVLIIYALASMFGLAALIFSQATLWGAILLIAVMLVAIELFVEAVGLAGKNYKPLINFVRMIGK, from the coding sequence ATGCTCTACCTATCTTTGGTTCTGGCATTTGTCGCTTCGATACTACTAACACCAGTGGTGAAGGCAATCGCGTTTAAGGTGGGCGCCGTCGACCGACCTAATTATAGAAAAGTTCACGCACGTATAATGCCACGTTTAGGTGGATTAGCCATATTTGGTTCATTTTTAATTGGTTACTTTGTGCTACACCCGGAAGATCCAACTGCACTTTATATTATTTTAGGTGCTTTTATGATCATTATTACAGGTGTACTTGATGATATGTTTGAAATAACGGCAAAAGCAAAATTGCTTGGACAATTCATTGCGGCAGGAATCGTCATTTATGGCGGCTTGGAAATTGATTTCATTAACTTACCTTTTGGTGGGGAATTGGATTTTGGTTACTTCAGTATCCCATTAACGATTTTATGGATTGTCGGAATCACCAATGCAATCAATTTGATTGATGGTCTTGATGGATTGGCTGCAGGAGTATCTACAATCGCATTAATCACACTTGCAGGAATGGCATTTATGATGGGTAACATGTTCGTGTTTGCAATGGCTGCACTACTTGCAGCGAGTTCTGCTGGATTCTTATTCTACAATTTCCACCCTGCGAAAATTTTCATGGGTGATACAGGGGCTTTGTTCCTTGGATATATGATTGGTGTACTTGCATTGCTTGGTTTCAAAAATGTTACGGTGATTTCGTTGATTATCCCGATTATTATGTTGGGTGTTCCGATTTCCGATACATTTTTCGCCATCGTGCGACGCGTGCGTTTGAAACAGCCGCTCTCAGCACCAGATAAATCTCATTTACATCACTGCCTATTGAATGTAGGATTTACTCACAGTCAAACTGTTCTTATCATTTATGCACTGGCATCGATGTTTGGTCTGGCAGCTTTGATTTTCTCACAAGCAACGTTGTGGGGGGCAATCTTATTAATCGCTGTTATGTTAGTAGCTATCGAATTGTTCGTAGAAGCAGTTGGCTTGGCTGGCAAGAACTATAAACCATTAATCAACTTTGTCCGAATGATCGGCAAATGA